One segment of Rhipicephalus sanguineus isolate Rsan-2018 chromosome 6, BIME_Rsan_1.4, whole genome shotgun sequence DNA contains the following:
- the LOC119396549 gene encoding mucolipin-3, which translates to MNAASMDNDSHESSIEEQTSAGSTDGFDEKLSRYLERYSVGSSINVSGRRDSVVRHVDPSETCAPDDVYHDVHEELVRQPHAMERYMRLKLRRFFMNPLEKWRHSGRFPWKLALQIFKLVVVTVQVISFGMESATFQRQHRNTYMALEHILLKGWDTSRDVLIYPPPAGPYVVETKDKFYDHVRNVVLRYSTITTDPVGTFEYASPDGSFQPAVFCETTYKDGRVWPFNSTLSFDSETVTNCTNITGPWLTSDDRDWQDFHLVKLLGRQVSFDELIKARISFSLKALYLTRTDETMFSECYKYHLSVVYDNSKHDGVIAIGMHLNPSCAHCRRSVANVVPPAAYTLRQCLNVLIILTCAFSTLLCVRSLYRARKLMRKTSTYFAEYLQRELSWRDKVDFVDFWFIVIIVDDVLLVAGSAVKIRIEERLVPSLMYTACSLLLGCGCLLCWCGLLRYVGYFKVYNILILTLAKSIPNVIRFLLCTMLLFCGYVVCGWVVIGPHHIKFRTVSTAAECLFAIINGDDIFATFAMLFDGNDLVIWYFAQVYMYSFVILFIYVVVSLFVAIFVDAYETIRDAQTGDDEPSTMWVFIAESSDEPTSSAYRSDDELEKLRPLSRELS; encoded by the coding sequence ATGAATGCGGCATCCATGGATAACGACTCGCACGAATCGTCGATCGAGGAGCAAACTTCGGCCGGCAGTACCGATGGATTCGACGAGAAGCTGAGCCGCTACCTGGAACGCTACAGCGTCGGCTCGTCGATTAACGTGAGTGGAAGGCGCGACAGCGTAGTGCGTCACGTCGATCCCTCGGAAACTTGTGCGCCCGATGATGTTTACCATGATGTTCACGAAGAATTGGTGCGCCAGCCACATGCGATGGAGCGTTACATGCGGCTCAAACTGCGACGATTCTTCATGAACCCTCTGGAGAAGTGGCGCCACAGTGGTCGCTTCCCTTGGAAACTTGCGCTGCAGATATTCAAGCTGGTAGTGGTTACCGTGCAGGTGATCTCGTTTGGCATGGAGAGCGCCACCTTTCAGCGCCAGCATCGGAACACCTACATGGCCCTGGAGCACATTTTGCTCAAGGGATGGGACACGTCGCGTGATGTACTGATCTATCCGCCTCCTGCGGGACCGTACGTGGTCGAAACGAAAGACAAGTTCTACGATCACGTCCGAAACGTCGTGCTCCGCTACAGCACCATAACTACCGATCCGGTGGGAACTTTCGAGTACGCCTCGCCCGACGGCTCTTTCCAACCGGCCGTATTCTGCGAAACGACGTACAAGGATGGCCGCGTATGGCCGTTTAACTCGACGCTCAGCTTTGACAGCGAAACCGTTACCAACTGCACAAACATCACCGGCCCTTGGCTCACGTCTGACGACCGCGACTGGCAGGACTTCCACTTGGTGAAGTTACTGGGCCGTCAAGTCTCCTTCGACGAACTCATCAAGGCCAGAATTTCGTTCTCTCTCAAGGCGTTGTATTTGACGAGAACAGACGAGACGATGTTCTCAGAGTGCTACAAATATCATTTGTCCGTTGTTTACGATAACTCGAAGCACGACGGCGTCATTGCCATCGGGATGCACCTGAACCCCAGCTGCGCGCACTGCCGCAGAAGTGTCGCCAACGTGGTACCACCTGCGGCTTACACTTTGCGCCAGTGTCTAAACGTGCTTATCATACTGACGTGCGCCTTCTCAACGCTCTTGTGCGTGCGATCGCTCTACAGAGCCCGCAAACTCATGCGAAAGACGTCAACGTATTTCGCTGAGTACTTGCAGCGAGAACTGTCGTGGAGGGACAAGGTAGACTTCGTCGACTTCTGGTTCATCGTCATCATTGTGGACGACGTACTGCTGGTAGCTGGATCAGCCGTTAAGATCCGAATAGAAGAGAGGCTAGTCCCGAGCCTGATGTACACTGCGTGCTCCTTGCTGCTCGGCTGCGGGTGCCTTTTGTGCTGGTGCGGATTACTCCGCTACGTGGGTTACTTCAAGGTCTACAACATCCTTATCCTTACGCTGGCGAAGTCAATCCCCAACGTCATCCGCTTCCTGCTATGCACCATGCTTCTGTTCTGCGGCTACGTTGTATGTGGATGGGTTGTGATTGGCCCGCACCACATCAAATTTCGGACAGTGTCCACAGCTGCCGAATGCCTCTTTGCGATCATAAACGGTGATGACATTTTTGCTACGTTCGCCATGCTGTTTGATGGAAACGACCTGGTCATATGGTACTTTGCACAGGTCTACATGTACAGCTTCGTGATATTGTTCATCTACGTTGTGGTCAGCTTGTTCGTGGCAATTTTTGTTGACGCTTACGAAACCATACGCGATGCGCAGACTGGAGACGATGAACCGAGTACCATGTGGGTATTTATTGCAGAGTCCAGCGATGAGCCAACTAGCAGTGCGTACCGCTCGGATGACGAGCTTGAAAAACTGCGCCCTTTGTCCCGGGAGCTATCTTGA